A genome region from Chryseobacterium indicum includes the following:
- a CDS encoding family 16 glycosylhydrolase, whose product MIKKLHHIVLFLFSTLYLAQVDVVYNDLVWSDEFSTNGAVDNTKWFHQTQLPVAGGWYNNEQQHYTNLITNSFVSNGELNIVAKKETFTDQGYTKNYTSARLNSKFAFKYGRIDVRAKVPKNQGTWPAIWLLGKNVNEPGGYFASTFGNTNWPACGEIDMMEYGIFPSAPDNFIQSTLHTPSSSGNSVNHGGMLASSDITDNYHIYSMNWSPNQITFLLDGVAYYTYNPSVKNASTWPFDKEQYLLLNIAMGGVAGTIPSTFTNASMIIDYVRVYQNITPDTVAPTQFTANVGAVTSDSVELLLNATDNFGAITYQISGGTAQTVYGTSGIPKSVIISGLSPTTSYTFMVSASDAAGNTAVNNPITVNATTLSNINTACSGTSTLASQGAFSTGYKYDFQTIGTDVKITFELLDTDKTGVVAYLWKQTPFTETPMTNVSGKKFSGTITGQTAGSTINYAVKFAYAGGMSVTKYYSYVVGDACISLGVTDFFKAKELLYPNPVENSLNLKLPENKNTVTLYDFSGKKLFEKNVGTTLDLNFSSFTAGTYLIRIENSKGANTYKIVKK is encoded by the coding sequence ATGATCAAAAAATTACACCATATCGTTCTATTCCTTTTCAGCACACTCTATTTGGCGCAGGTCGATGTGGTATACAATGATCTGGTCTGGTCCGACGAATTTTCAACCAACGGAGCGGTTGACAATACCAAATGGTTTCATCAGACCCAATTACCAGTGGCAGGAGGTTGGTATAATAATGAGCAACAACATTACACCAATCTCATCACCAATTCTTTCGTCAGCAACGGCGAACTGAATATTGTTGCTAAAAAAGAAACCTTTACAGATCAGGGGTATACCAAAAATTACACTTCGGCAAGATTAAATTCAAAATTCGCCTTTAAATACGGCAGAATAGACGTTCGGGCAAAAGTTCCGAAAAATCAGGGAACATGGCCTGCAATCTGGCTTTTAGGAAAAAATGTGAATGAACCGGGTGGTTATTTCGCTTCTACTTTCGGAAATACCAATTGGCCGGCTTGCGGAGAAATCGATATGATGGAATACGGAATTTTCCCTTCTGCTCCTGATAACTTTATTCAAAGTACTTTGCATACGCCGTCTTCGTCAGGAAATTCTGTCAACCATGGCGGAATGTTGGCTTCATCAGATATTACCGACAATTATCATATTTATTCGATGAACTGGTCGCCGAATCAAATTACGTTTTTGCTGGATGGAGTAGCGTATTATACCTATAATCCTTCCGTAAAAAACGCATCAACCTGGCCTTTTGATAAAGAACAGTATCTGCTGCTTAATATTGCAATGGGCGGTGTTGCAGGAACTATTCCTTCCACATTTACCAATGCCTCGATGATTATTGATTATGTGAGAGTATATCAGAATATCACTCCTGATACTGTTGCGCCCACTCAATTTACGGCAAATGTTGGAGCGGTAACCAGCGATTCTGTAGAATTATTACTGAATGCAACCGATAATTTTGGAGCAATTACCTATCAGATTTCGGGTGGTACGGCACAAACGGTTTACGGTACATCAGGAATACCGAAATCTGTGATAATTTCAGGTTTGAGTCCAACAACCAGCTATACATTTATGGTTTCAGCGAGCGATGCAGCAGGAAATACTGCGGTCAATAATCCCATCACGGTAAATGCAACCACTCTTTCCAATATCAATACCGCTTGCAGCGGAACCTCTACTTTAGCTTCGCAGGGAGCATTTTCTACCGGATACAAATACGACTTCCAAACCATTGGAACCGATGTGAAAATTACGTTTGAACTTTTAGATACTGATAAAACAGGTGTTGTAGCTTATTTATGGAAACAAACCCCTTTTACAGAAACCCCGATGACCAATGTTTCCGGAAAGAAATTTTCGGGTACCATTACAGGACAAACGGCGGGTTCTACAATTAATTATGCGGTGAAGTTTGCCTACGCAGGAGGAATGTCGGTGACCAAATATTATTCTTACGTAGTTGGTGATGCGTGTATTTCTCTGGGTGTTACAGATTTTTTTAAAGCCAAAGAACTGCTTTATCCCAATCCAGTTGAAAATAGCCTGAATCTGAAATTACCTGAAAACAAAAATACGGTTACACTTTATGATTTTTCAGGGAAGAAACTTTTTGAAAAAAATGTGGGGACGACTTTGGATTTAAATTTTAGTTCCTTTACAGCAGGTACTTATTTAATCAGAATTGAAAATTCCAAAGGAGCCAATACATATAAAATCGTAAAAAAATAA
- a CDS encoding glycosyl hydrolase family 17 protein produces the protein MSYRAEQYLSLPKQNQDNYIKGKTETEKRDLFREILYNGVHGFCFSLYEDGQKPGDIISEEQVRRRMEILKPHTSWVRSFSCTEGNEHIPKIAKEFGMKTLVGAWLGDDPEINEREVEGLIKLAKEGFVDIAAVGNEVMYRKDLSEDELLDFINRVKKEIPEIPVGYVDAYYEFTIKPRITEACDVILANCYPFWESCPAENSLNYMKQMYEQAKQAANGKPVIISETGWPSKGEELKGDFPSEKNALDYFISTQLWCMDEEIDCFYFSSFDESWKIGPEGEVGAHWGIWDKHEKLKY, from the coding sequence ATGTCATACAGAGCAGAGCAGTATTTATCCTTACCCAAGCAAAATCAGGATAATTACATCAAAGGAAAAACCGAAACCGAAAAAAGAGATTTGTTCAGAGAAATTCTGTACAACGGCGTTCACGGCTTTTGTTTCAGTTTATACGAAGACGGACAAAAACCCGGCGACATCATTTCCGAGGAGCAGGTTCGCCGAAGAATGGAAATCCTGAAACCACACACTTCGTGGGTTCGCTCGTTTTCCTGCACCGAAGGCAACGAACATATCCCGAAAATTGCCAAAGAATTTGGAATGAAAACCTTGGTTGGAGCTTGGTTGGGCGACGATCCCGAAATCAACGAAAGAGAAGTGGAAGGATTGATAAAACTTGCCAAAGAAGGTTTTGTAGATATTGCAGCAGTCGGAAATGAGGTAATGTACCGAAAAGATTTGTCCGAAGATGAGTTGCTGGATTTTATTAATCGTGTAAAAAAAGAAATCCCCGAAATTCCGGTAGGTTACGTAGATGCTTATTATGAATTCACGATAAAACCAAGAATTACCGAAGCTTGCGATGTTATTTTGGCAAACTGTTATCCGTTTTGGGAAAGTTGTCCCGCCGAAAACTCGCTCAATTATATGAAGCAAATGTATGAGCAGGCAAAACAGGCAGCCAATGGAAAACCAGTCATCATCTCCGAAACAGGGTGGCCAAGCAAAGGAGAAGAACTAAAAGGCGATTTTCCATCAGAAAAAAATGCACTGGATTATTTCATCAGTACCCAATTGTGGTGTATGGACGAGGAAATCGACTGTTTCTATTTTTCTTCTTTCGATGAATCCTGGAAAATAGGTCCCGAAGGCGAAGTCGGCGCACATTGGGGAATCTGGGATAAGCACGAAAAGTTGAAGTATTGA
- a CDS encoding MFS transporter, translating into MADQIKKSANKVPIGQKVAFGLGMLANQMFPAMIGIFTVVLVEKLGFSGFLLGLTYFIPKFYDALFDLIMGYVSDNTKSKWGRRRQYVLAGAIILGISFALMWQLYAENGVTYNFWYFLVVSLIFYSGLTIFSIPYVAMGYEMSDDFHERTNIMATSQLIGQLAWVAAPWFWVIMADQSLFPSSDVAVRTLAVYVAIGCAILAAIPAFFIPGKSTLHENYSPIDLKGILGSFGEIKEGLKASVEIKPFRKICIATFLIFNAFQTTAGFSYFIIKYYLFKGNEEGFGLWPTLFGSVGAIITTVAVIPIVARMSKVMGKKKAFLVSQGISIVGYILLYLLFVPGKPYLFLFALPFFSFGIGSLFTLMMSMTSDVIDIDELNTGKRREGSLGAIYWWMVKFGTAVAGLLSGMILSLVAFQSNAATQTDETMFWLRIFFVGIPILGTLTAIWTMKNYDVDEAKAREVRDLLEKRKAPKPSGYAANNVLEGMNLAGLSRAQLQQKISQYYFPTFDYTNVESIKTEFSTVFKAGMSGICFSVFTEKQFPGDFITEEQIRKRLEILKPHTQWIRVFSSTHGHENIPKIAKDMGFKVLMGAWIGKDDAENQQEIQSLIQLIKDGNVDIVAVGNEVLFRGDQNEETLLGYIQQVKNQTLNVPVTYIDVYYEIINHPKLVAASDKILINCYPFWEGASIDHAGMYLQEMYHQTQKIAGGKEIIIAETGWPSKGEAVQHAEPSPENLMRYYIEAQKWASKEQINLFYFSSFDESWKIHYEGWAGTSWGLWGANEKFKF; encoded by the coding sequence ATGGCAGATCAAATCAAGAAATCAGCGAATAAAGTTCCAATCGGTCAAAAGGTCGCTTTTGGGTTGGGAATGCTGGCGAACCAGATGTTTCCTGCAATGATCGGGATTTTCACCGTTGTATTGGTAGAGAAACTCGGCTTTAGCGGATTTTTGTTGGGCTTAACCTACTTTATTCCCAAGTTTTATGATGCTTTGTTTGATTTGATTATGGGATACGTAAGCGATAATACCAAATCCAAATGGGGAAGAAGAAGACAGTATGTTTTGGCTGGAGCCATTATTTTAGGGATTTCGTTTGCTTTGATGTGGCAGTTGTACGCTGAAAATGGCGTTACGTACAATTTTTGGTACTTTTTGGTGGTTTCACTTATTTTTTATTCCGGATTAACCATCTTCAGTATTCCTTACGTAGCGATGGGTTACGAAATGAGCGACGATTTCCATGAGCGCACCAATATTATGGCGACTTCTCAGTTGATTGGTCAGTTAGCTTGGGTGGCTGCACCTTGGTTTTGGGTAATCATGGCAGATCAGTCCTTATTTCCATCCAGTGATGTTGCGGTGAGAACTCTGGCGGTTTATGTTGCTATTGGTTGTGCTATTTTAGCAGCAATTCCGGCATTTTTTATTCCAGGCAAATCGACACTCCACGAAAACTACAGCCCGATTGATTTGAAAGGAATTTTAGGAAGTTTCGGCGAAATAAAAGAAGGATTGAAAGCTTCGGTAGAAATTAAACCGTTCAGAAAAATATGTATTGCTACTTTTTTAATATTTAATGCATTTCAGACTACAGCAGGATTTTCTTACTTCATCATCAAATATTATTTGTTCAAAGGAAATGAAGAAGGATTTGGATTATGGCCCACTTTATTCGGAAGTGTAGGCGCAATTATTACAACTGTTGCAGTCATTCCTATTGTGGCAAGAATGTCGAAAGTAATGGGGAAGAAGAAAGCATTTTTGGTTTCTCAGGGCATTTCAATCGTGGGTTATATTTTACTGTATTTACTTTTCGTTCCCGGCAAACCGTATCTGTTTTTGTTTGCGTTGCCGTTTTTCTCCTTCGGAATCGGGAGTTTGTTTACCTTAATGATGTCGATGACTTCGGATGTAATCGATATTGATGAACTCAACACAGGAAAAAGAAGAGAAGGAAGTTTAGGCGCCATTTATTGGTGGATGGTAAAATTTGGAACCGCTGTTGCGGGATTATTAAGTGGGATGATTCTTTCTCTGGTTGCTTTTCAATCCAACGCAGCTACACAAACCGATGAAACGATGTTTTGGTTAAGAATTTTCTTTGTTGGGATTCCTATTCTTGGAACTTTGACTGCCATTTGGACCATGAAAAATTATGATGTAGATGAAGCCAAAGCCAGAGAAGTAAGAGATTTGTTAGAAAAAAGAAAAGCCCCAAAACCTTCAGGGTACGCAGCCAATAATGTTTTAGAAGGAATGAACCTTGCCGGACTTTCCAGAGCGCAGCTTCAACAAAAAATCTCACAATATTATTTTCCAACTTTCGATTATACCAATGTTGAAAGTATAAAAACCGAATTTTCAACTGTTTTCAAAGCCGGAATGAGCGGAATCTGTTTCAGCGTTTTTACCGAAAAACAATTTCCGGGAGACTTCATCACCGAAGAACAGATCAGAAAACGCCTCGAAATATTAAAACCTCATACGCAATGGATCAGAGTATTTTCTTCTACTCACGGACACGAAAATATCCCGAAAATCGCCAAAGACATGGGCTTCAAAGTGTTAATGGGAGCTTGGATTGGCAAAGATGATGCAGAAAATCAGCAGGAAATTCAGTCTTTAATTCAGTTAATCAAAGATGGAAATGTAGACATCGTCGCTGTTGGAAACGAAGTCCTTTTCCGTGGCGACCAGAACGAAGAAACTTTACTCGGTTACATTCAACAAGTTAAAAATCAAACACTGAATGTTCCTGTAACGTATATCGATGTATATTATGAAATCATTAACCACCCGAAATTGGTAGCGGCAAGTGATAAAATTTTAATCAATTGTTATCCTTTCTGGGAAGGCGCATCCATAGACCACGCCGGAATGTATTTGCAGGAAATGTATCATCAAACCCAAAAAATTGCAGGCGGAAAAGAAATCATCATCGCAGAAACTGGTTGGCCAAGTAAAGGTGAAGCCGTACAACATGCAGAACCATCTCCCGAAAATCTGATGAGATACTACATCGAAGCCCAGAAATGGGCATCAAAAGAACAAATTAACCTGTTTTATTTCTCTTCTTTCGATGAGTCATGGAAAATCCATTACGAAGGTTGGGCAGGAACTTCGTGGGGATTGTGGGGTGCTAATGAAAAATTCAAATTTTAA
- a CDS encoding glycoside hydrolase family 30 protein, translating to MKTKILHIALITSLMMSCQSQKSWKTVIYETSASGNQLTKIDAVKPVENSVKIKLNPEQKFQKITGFGGAFTESSAYLLNQLSKANREKVLQLYFGEDGANYSLTRTTIASCDFSLKHYTYAPVADDKELEHFSVQEDMNDLVPMIKDAQKISKNGFKILASPWTSPPWMKDNNAWINGKLLPQYNETFALYFSKYLTEYKKLGIPIWGITVINEPHGNGGNWESMLFTPKEMTDFVENFLGPKLEKDGYGNVKIFGYDQNRSELKNWVNEMYRSEKSSKYFAGTAIHWYDSTYKIFEDELQYAHQKNPSKHLIQTEACIDGDIPKWKDDSWYWSAEATDWGFDWAKEEEKYLHPKYVPVFRYAGDIIGCLNNQVDGWIDWNMVLDKNGGPNWFKNWCGAPILVDPEKDEVYVTPLYYTMAHFSKFIRPEAVRIGFENPDSDLKVTAAKNPDGSVAVVVFNPSEQAKNIEISLENQKIPVRISAKALQTVHLTF from the coding sequence ATGAAAACAAAAATCTTACATATCGCCTTAATAACCAGTTTGATGATGAGTTGTCAATCTCAAAAATCGTGGAAAACAGTCATCTACGAAACCTCTGCAAGCGGAAATCAATTAACCAAAATTGATGCGGTAAAGCCTGTTGAAAATTCAGTTAAAATTAAACTCAATCCCGAACAGAAATTCCAAAAAATTACGGGATTTGGTGGTGCTTTTACCGAAAGTTCTGCGTATTTGCTCAACCAATTAAGCAAGGCAAACCGGGAAAAAGTGTTGCAATTGTATTTTGGGGAAGATGGAGCCAATTATTCTTTAACCAGAACCACGATTGCTTCCTGCGATTTTTCTCTGAAACATTACACCTACGCTCCGGTTGCAGACGATAAAGAACTGGAACATTTTTCGGTACAGGAAGATATGAACGATTTGGTTCCGATGATTAAAGACGCGCAGAAAATTTCAAAAAATGGGTTTAAAATACTGGCTTCACCGTGGACTTCACCACCTTGGATGAAAGATAACAATGCGTGGATCAACGGAAAATTATTGCCGCAATACAACGAAACGTTTGCACTCTATTTTTCAAAATATTTAACCGAATATAAAAAATTGGGCATTCCGATTTGGGGAATTACCGTAATCAACGAACCCCACGGAAACGGCGGAAACTGGGAAAGTATGTTGTTTACTCCAAAAGAAATGACCGATTTCGTGGAAAATTTCCTTGGTCCGAAATTAGAAAAAGACGGCTACGGAAACGTGAAAATTTTCGGCTACGACCAAAACCGTTCTGAACTTAAAAACTGGGTAAACGAAATGTACCGCTCCGAAAAATCTTCCAAATATTTTGCAGGAACAGCCATTCATTGGTACGACAGCACCTATAAAATTTTTGAAGACGAGCTGCAATATGCGCATCAGAAAAATCCGTCAAAACACTTAATTCAAACTGAAGCCTGCATAGACGGCGATATTCCGAAATGGAAAGATGATTCGTGGTATTGGAGCGCAGAAGCGACAGATTGGGGATTTGACTGGGCGAAAGAAGAAGAAAAATATCTGCATCCGAAATACGTTCCGGTTTTCCGTTACGCAGGAGACATCATCGGTTGCCTGAACAATCAGGTAGATGGCTGGATCGATTGGAATATGGTTTTGGATAAAAACGGCGGTCCGAACTGGTTTAAAAACTGGTGTGGCGCTCCGATTTTGGTAGATCCCGAAAAAGACGAAGTGTATGTAACGCCTTTATATTATACGATGGCGCATTTCAGCAAATTTATTCGTCCCGAAGCGGTAAGAATTGGTTTTGAAAATCCTGATTCTGATTTAAAAGTTACAGCGGCTAAAAATCCCGACGGTTCGGTTGCGGTGGTGGTTTTCAATCCATCGGAACAGGCAAAAAATATCGAAATATCCTTAGAAAATCAAAAAATTCCGGTTCGCATCAGTGCAAAAGCATTGCAAACGGTTCATTTAACTTTTTAA
- a CDS encoding glycosyl hydrolase family 17 protein: MQNTIKHKSASEILGNPNYLAMSYGGYRTNSRRVQPTVLQLKEDMKILSAMGVKIIRTYNVHLPEAVNVLKAIKELRQENPEFEMYVMLGAWIDCKNAWTGFEPNHNEESERNVSEIAHAVELANEYPEIIKVIAVGNETMVKWATAYYVQPSVILKWVNHLQDLKKKGELTKDLWITSSDNFASWGGGDKEYHTKELNELIKAVDYISMHTYPMHDTHYNPIFWGISEDEFQFSKEKQLDLAMNRSVNYAKSQYNSVKKYMQSLGVDKPIHIGETGWATFSNELYGSNDSKAVDEYKAGIFYHKMRDWTNEAGISCFYFEAFDEPWKDAGNSGGSENHFGLFTVDGNAKYAVWNLVDEGAFKKLKRDGNTIQKTFNGNLKRLLDSVEMPPHREFEKQLLETK; this comes from the coding sequence ATGCAAAACACAATCAAACATAAAAGTGCATCCGAAATTTTGGGAAATCCTAATTATTTAGCGATGTCGTACGGCGGTTACCGAACCAATTCCAGAAGAGTGCAGCCTACCGTTTTGCAGTTGAAAGAAGATATGAAAATCCTTTCGGCGATGGGTGTGAAAATCATCAGAACGTACAATGTGCATCTTCCGGAAGCCGTAAATGTGCTGAAAGCGATCAAAGAATTACGTCAGGAAAATCCTGAATTTGAAATGTACGTGATGCTCGGAGCGTGGATCGACTGTAAAAATGCGTGGACAGGTTTTGAACCCAATCACAACGAAGAAAGCGAAAGAAACGTCTCTGAAATTGCACACGCGGTAGAATTGGCGAACGAATATCCGGAAATCATTAAAGTCATTGCCGTAGGAAACGAAACGATGGTAAAATGGGCAACGGCATATTACGTGCAGCCTTCCGTGATTTTGAAATGGGTGAATCATTTACAGGATCTAAAGAAAAAAGGAGAATTGACGAAAGATTTATGGATTACCAGTTCCGACAATTTTGCAAGTTGGGGCGGTGGCGACAAGGAATATCACACGAAAGAACTCAATGAATTGATCAAAGCAGTTGATTACATTTCGATGCACACCTATCCGATGCACGACACGCATTACAACCCGATTTTTTGGGGAATTTCGGAAGATGAATTTCAGTTTTCCAAAGAAAAACAATTGGATTTGGCGATGAATCGTTCCGTGAATTACGCAAAATCGCAATACAATTCGGTGAAAAAGTATATGCAAAGTTTAGGCGTAGATAAACCAATTCATATTGGCGAAACCGGTTGGGCAACATTCTCCAATGAGCTGTACGGAAGTAACGATTCTAAAGCAGTAGACGAATACAAAGCCGGAATTTTTTACCACAAAATGCGCGATTGGACGAATGAAGCGGGAATTTCCTGTTTCTATTTCGAAGCGTTCGACGAACCTTGGAAAGATGCCGGAAATTCAGGCGGCTCTGAAAATCATTTCGGATTGTTTACCGTTGACGGAAATGCAAAATATGCAGTTTGGAATCTGGTGGATGAAGGCGCTTTTAAAAAACTAAAACGGGACGGAAACACCATTCAGAAAACCTTTAACGGTAATCTGAAACGATTGTTAGATTCTGTGGAAATGCCTCCACACCGCGAATTTGAAAAACAATTGTTGGAAACGAAATGA
- a CDS encoding glycoside hydrolase family 16 protein, with the protein MKYLSKNKIVQLLAVPAFLFSMSACDRESVQTLPERNFEMVWSDEFNGTAGSLPDNKKWTFDLGNGDNGWGNQELQSYTNSTNNVSLDGNGNLVITARKNGNAFTSARVKTQGLFSHAYGKIEARIKTPYGPGIWPAFWMLGDNVNTVTWPQCGEIDIMELKGHIPNVVYGTLHGPGYSGGNAKTKAYGLQNARFDQDFHVFGVEWQENQIDFFVDGYLYHRVKSSDVSGEWVYNHPFFLILNVAVGGNFVGFPTDSTSFPQSMYIDYVRVYKAK; encoded by the coding sequence ATGAAATATTTATCTAAAAATAAAATTGTACAACTTCTGGCTGTTCCTGCATTTCTGTTTTCGATGAGTGCATGCGATCGGGAATCTGTACAGACATTGCCCGAAAGAAACTTTGAAATGGTCTGGAGTGATGAATTTAACGGTACTGCGGGAAGTCTTCCGGATAATAAAAAATGGACATTCGATTTAGGAAACGGAGATAACGGATGGGGAAATCAGGAATTGCAGTCCTATACCAATTCCACTAATAATGTTTCTTTAGACGGAAATGGAAATTTAGTAATCACCGCAAGAAAAAACGGAAACGCTTTCACTTCAGCAAGGGTAAAAACGCAGGGACTTTTCTCCCATGCTTACGGAAAAATTGAAGCCAGAATCAAAACGCCTTATGGTCCCGGAATCTGGCCTGCTTTCTGGATGTTAGGTGATAATGTAAACACTGTAACATGGCCGCAGTGCGGAGAAATAGACATCATGGAACTGAAAGGGCATATCCCGAATGTAGTCTACGGAACGCTTCACGGTCCCGGATATTCAGGAGGAAATGCAAAAACAAAAGCGTATGGATTGCAGAATGCCAGATTCGATCAGGATTTTCATGTCTTTGGCGTAGAATGGCAGGAAAACCAGATAGACTTTTTTGTAGACGGATATCTTTATCATCGGGTAAAATCTTCGGATGTTTCCGGAGAGTGGGTGTACAATCATCCTTTTTTCCTGATTCTTAATGTCGCAGTGGGAGGGAACTTCGTAGGATTTCCAACGGACAGCACCTCTTTTCCGCAAAGTATGTACATCGATTATGTAAGAGTTTACAAAGCAAAATAA
- a CDS encoding carbohydrate binding domain-containing protein: MKNIFKHTFTRVILSASLLVAFGCQRDISELEPAEYSKNPEVFIDAFSSGLNYSAFGGSDVKAFDVDTQVKYSGTTSMKFAVPDYGSPEGAYAGGSFYTSVGRDLSDYNALTFWIKATQAANIDVIGFGNDLGENKYQVSLSALPVNTNWKKVIIPIPDPSKLKMEKGMFFYSEGPENNKGYTFWVDEVKFEKLGTISYQSASILNGNNKTITSFVGVNNKIDGLTAAYSMPNGATQAVNLTPYYFNFKSSNTAVASVDQLGNVNTIGSGSSVITATLGGNTANGNLTINSSGSFVHAPVPTQPSNKVISIFSDAYTNVPVDYYNGYWAPYQTTQSADFTVNNDHVLNYTNFNFVGIQSSNPTVNASLMSTLHFDFYFPNTIASGANLKIQVVDFGADGVYGGSDDKTGEYSIAGTSLASQAWKSFDIKLTQFTGLSTKAHIGQIVFVGTNISGFYADNIYYYNDGSIIPATPTAAAPVPTLPAAGVLSVFSDSYTNVSGTDFNPNWGQSTAVFQTPIAGNNTLKYAGLNYQGTQFASPLNVSSYGYVHIDYYTANSTNLNFYLISPGPVEKAYALSVPSGIGANTNGWKSVDIPLSSFSPVVLSNIIQFKVDGNGDIFFDNIYFHN; encoded by the coding sequence ATGAAAAATATATTTAAACATACATTTACAAGAGTAATATTAAGTGCTTCACTTTTAGTTGCTTTTGGCTGTCAGAGAGACATCAGCGAACTTGAACCGGCAGAATATTCCAAAAATCCGGAAGTTTTTATAGATGCCTTCAGTTCAGGACTGAATTATTCGGCATTCGGAGGATCGGATGTAAAAGCATTTGATGTAGACACTCAGGTAAAATATTCAGGAACCACTTCCATGAAATTTGCCGTTCCGGATTATGGAAGTCCCGAAGGAGCTTACGCAGGAGGATCATTTTACACCTCTGTAGGAAGAGATCTTTCAGATTACAATGCATTAACATTCTGGATCAAAGCAACTCAGGCTGCCAATATAGACGTGATTGGTTTTGGGAATGATCTTGGCGAAAACAAATATCAGGTTTCCCTTTCCGCACTTCCGGTAAATACCAACTGGAAAAAAGTAATCATCCCGATTCCTGATCCTTCAAAACTAAAAATGGAAAAAGGAATGTTTTTCTATTCCGAAGGTCCTGAAAACAATAAAGGATATACATTTTGGGTAGATGAGGTGAAATTCGAAAAGCTCGGAACCATTTCCTATCAGTCAGCTTCCATCCTGAACGGAAATAACAAAACGATCACTTCATTTGTAGGTGTAAATAATAAAATCGACGGACTTACCGCCGCTTACAGTATGCCAAACGGAGCAACACAAGCGGTGAATCTTACCCCATATTATTTCAATTTTAAATCTTCCAATACAGCAGTAGCCTCGGTAGATCAGCTTGGAAATGTAAACACAATAGGATCCGGTTCTTCCGTTATTACGGCTACTTTAGGTGGTAATACAGCAAATGGAAACCTTACCATTAATTCTTCAGGAAGTTTTGTTCATGCACCTGTACCGACACAGCCTTCCAATAAAGTCATTTCTATTTTTAGTGATGCCTACACCAATGTTCCCGTAGATTACTACAACGGATACTGGGCTCCATATCAGACCACACAATCGGCTGATTTTACAGTGAATAATGACCACGTCCTTAATTATACCAATTTTAATTTTGTGGGAATACAGTCTAGCAACCCGACAGTAAATGCCAGTTTAATGTCTACTTTACATTTCGATTTCTATTTTCCCAATACTATTGCTTCCGGAGCTAATTTAAAAATTCAGGTGGTAGATTTCGGAGCAGACGGAGTGTATGGAGGAAGTGATGATAAAACGGGTGAATATAGCATTGCAGGAACTTCTTTAGCTTCTCAGGCATGGAAAAGTTTTGATATTAAACTTACTCAGTTTACAGGGCTTAGCACAAAAGCGCATATCGGGCAAATAGTTTTTGTGGGAACCAATATTTCCGGTTTTTATGCAGATAACATCTATTATTACAACGATGGAAGCATTATTCCTGCAACGCCAACTGCGGCTGCACCTGTACCAACTCTTCCTGCTGCCGGTGTATTGTCTGTTTTCAGTGATTCGTATACCAACGTTTCGGGAACAGATTTTAACCCGAACTGGGGACAAAGTACCGCCGTTTTCCAAACTCCTATAGCAGGAAACAATACCCTGAAATATGCAGGTCTAAACTATCAGGGAACCCAGTTTGCAAGTCCGCTCAACGTTTCTTCTTACGGGTATGTTCATATAGACTACTATACTGCCAATTCTACTAATCTTAATTTCTATCTCATCAGTCCGGGACCAGTAGAAAAAGCGTACGCGCTTTCCGTTCCTTCCGGAATTGGTGCCAATACCAATGGCTGGAAAAGTGTAGACATCCCGCTGTCTTCCTTCTCTCCGGTTGTACTCAGCAACATCATTCAATTCAAAGTAGATGGAAACGGAGATATTTTCTTTGATAATATTTATTTCCACAACTAA